In Argopecten irradians isolate NY chromosome 11, Ai_NY, whole genome shotgun sequence, one DNA window encodes the following:
- the LOC138335064 gene encoding uncharacterized protein gives MWEAWSVIVVILSITGECLVYAEICYTSYDLNYHSRYTVECEHGCCGYYYYRACCTDSNVPLVIGCVVGGICFLIGIGFLICVCVYCNKKPHKVVHPSRPGHDYPVYRQSVPMLVFATPTHMTSFPTEPPPAYSIAGPSTNFDHPSSKT, from the exons ATGTGGGAGGCCTGGAGTGTTATTGTTGTTATCCTGTCCATTACAG GTGAATGTTTGGTCTATGCCGAGATATGCTACACATCCTACGATCTAAATTACCACTCCAGGTACACGGTGGAGTGTGAGCATGGTTGCTGTGGGTATTACTACTACAGGGCATGTTGTACCGATTCAAA CGTTCCTCTTGTGATCGGATGCGTTGTTGGGGGCATTTGCTTTCTGATCGGCATTGGGTTTTTGATATGTGTATGTGTATACTGCAATAAGAAACCACACAAAGTGG TGCACCCCTCCCGCCCTGGCCATGACTATCCTGTGTACCGACAGTCAGTACCGATGCTGGTATTTGCTACGCCGACTCATATGACAAGTTTCCCTACTGAGCCTCCACCAGCCTATTCTATAGCAGGCCCGTCCACGAACTTTGATCATCCATCGTCAAAAACTTGA
- the LOC138335065 gene encoding protein shisa-4-like, translated as MADLLLLILCILGFLTDFATGGEICSASFYYSQWYKYTVYCEHGCCGSYYSRECCGSLVGLIIGAVIGGLCFIGGIIFLICLCHHCNKKKKVGGVVVTHNQANANVAVVNTTHQGVPGAYQQPGAYQQPGAYQQPGVYQQPGAYPPPPGSNQPPMAAYPAPVVYGNPSGPPPAYPPPMAGQSNPSERADPLPQKT; from the exons ATGGCGGACTTACTGCTGCTTATATTATGTATTCTCGGCTTTTTGACAG ATTTTGCTACGGGCGGCGAGATATGCAGTGCCAGTTTTTATTATTCGCAGTGGTATAAATATACGGTATACTGTGAACACGGCTGCTGCGGTAGCTACTATAGCAGGGAGTGCTGTGGTAGTCT gGTTGGTCTCATTATAGGCGCTGTCATTGGCGGGCTTTGTTTCATCGGGGGTATAATATTCCTGATATGTCTCTGTCATCATTGCAACAAGAAGAAAAAGGTTGGCGGAGTAGTGGTGACCCACAACCAAGCCAATGCAAATGTCGCAGTTG TTAATACCACTCACCAAGGCGTTCCTGGTGCGTATCAACAACCAGGTGCGTATCAACAGCCGGGTGCATACCAACAGCCTGGAGTCTACCAACAGCCAGGAGCCTACCCACCACCACCTGGTTCTAACCAGCCACCAATGGCCGCTTACCCAGCTCCCGTAGTGTACGGCAACCCATCGGGTCCACCACCAGCGTATCCTCCCCCGATGGCTGGACAATCCAACCCGTCTGAGAGAGCCGACCCGTTACCACAGAAGACTTAA